In the Trueperaceae bacterium genome, one interval contains:
- a CDS encoding sulfurtransferase FdhD, whose product MDPSIGYTRRTAPTAVIRVHRDSISRDRDRLAAEEPLQIRMSAGRESCQVAVTMRTPGNDFELTAGFLFSEGLIRSFDDIMRISYCSRLPIEERYNAVSLELRSQKIPTLEGIGRQGVMSSACGVCGQRTIKDLAERGVEIVRSKLDVPENLLLDLPHRLREKQQVFESTGGLHAAGLFSPDGRVEVVREDVGRHNALDKLVGWSLLQGRFPLDNKILMLSGRVSYELVAKAAVAGIPIIAAVSAPSSMAVSLAKSFGITLAGFVRKGSFNLYTHPERVRFRDDIPSVPSKVTA is encoded by the coding sequence ATGGATCCCTCTATCGGATACACACGAAGAACCGCCCCAACTGCGGTGATACGCGTACATCGGGACTCTATTAGTAGGGATAGGGACCGATTAGCAGCTGAAGAGCCTCTACAAATCCGGATGTCAGCTGGCCGTGAGAGTTGCCAGGTAGCCGTAACAATGCGGACGCCTGGAAATGACTTTGAATTAACAGCTGGCTTCCTTTTTTCCGAAGGCCTGATAAGGTCCTTCGACGACATCATGCGGATTTCCTACTGCAGTCGCTTGCCTATTGAGGAACGCTATAATGCCGTCTCGCTCGAATTGCGCTCACAAAAAATACCCACACTAGAGGGAATTGGGCGACAAGGTGTGATGAGCAGCGCGTGCGGCGTTTGTGGTCAACGAACAATTAAGGATCTTGCGGAACGCGGTGTTGAGATAGTCCGATCCAAATTAGATGTTCCTGAAAACTTACTGCTCGACCTACCGCATAGGCTACGTGAAAAACAGCAAGTGTTTGAAAGCACTGGTGGACTTCATGCAGCTGGATTATTCTCTCCAGATGGCAGGGTAGAGGTCGTCCGTGAGGATGTTGGTCGGCACAATGCCCTTGACAAATTGGTCGGATGGTCGTTATTACAGGGACGCTTTCCCTTAGATAACAAAATCCTCATGCTCAGTGGTCGGGTCAGCTACGAGCTTGTGGCCAAGGCGGCTGTTGCAGGCATTCCCATAATTGCGGCTGTGTCTGCACCGAGTAGCATGGCAGTTAGTCTCGCTAAAAGTTTTGGCATAACTCTAGCTGGTTTTGTGCGTAAAGGCTCGTTTAATCTTTACACCCATCCAGAGCGAGTACGCTTTCGGGACGATATACCAAGTGTCCCCTCAAAGGTTACCGCGTGA
- a CDS encoding iron ABC transporter permease codes for MISALPWLVYGTNRTLVIMSQFRSPAAPWLGIVAILFLVVFLIFPLGAVMSRGKWGAEIITILTDPYLLGRVGFTAGQALLSTAVTVVAGFPLAVLFARFDFVGKRLWRSALMIPFVLPTVVAGTGFLALIGSQGMIGLDLRNTLLVIVLAHLFYNIALVVRIVGSYLESVTPRLNEAASLLGSGHRHILFRITLPIAAPALLSAAALVFLLTFTSFGIILFLAPAPSFATIEVEIYRQTAHLLNLKTASSLALVQLIVVSLVAWVYTFAQAKLSIAMDSNKAQLPRASGPDLWWIRTALAISLLLVFAPILAVVTRAFWPAGTPYPNLSGFLALFDGPRTIGFTSPWEGLFNSLRFAILGASISLVIGFSFAYSIVRSGWTWLDSLSLLPLGVSAVTLGFGFLLAFPKLATSFWGIPIAHALIGFPFVTRSLLPALRSLPPNLLHASLTLGATPLTIFRRIELPLLAPSFVTAASFGFAVSLGEFGASLVLTRPEFATLPIAIFDRLSRPGASSYAAGMTLALILILLTGGVMMLLDRFGRTEI; via the coding sequence ATGATTTCGGCCTTACCATGGTTAGTTTACGGCACCAATCGTACACTGGTAATCATGTCCCAGTTCCGATCTCCCGCTGCGCCCTGGCTCGGAATTGTCGCAATCCTGTTTTTAGTCGTATTTCTCATTTTCCCTCTTGGAGCCGTAATGTCACGAGGGAAGTGGGGCGCTGAAATAATTACCATCCTTACGGATCCATACTTACTAGGTCGAGTCGGCTTTACAGCTGGGCAAGCCCTCCTATCGACTGCCGTTACCGTCGTCGCAGGCTTCCCACTGGCTGTTCTGTTTGCTCGTTTTGATTTCGTCGGCAAGCGTCTTTGGCGAAGTGCATTGATGATTCCATTTGTCCTCCCAACCGTAGTTGCTGGAACTGGTTTTCTGGCTCTCATTGGGAGCCAAGGCATGATTGGTCTCGATCTAAGGAATACCCTGCTGGTTATTGTTCTCGCTCACCTGTTCTACAACATTGCACTAGTGGTCCGTATTGTGGGAAGTTATCTGGAATCGGTTACTCCGAGGCTAAACGAGGCGGCTTCCTTACTGGGATCTGGACACAGGCATATCTTATTTCGAATAACTTTGCCAATAGCTGCCCCAGCCCTGCTATCTGCTGCAGCCCTCGTTTTTCTACTTACCTTTACTAGTTTCGGCATTATTCTTTTCCTTGCCCCAGCCCCTAGCTTCGCCACGATTGAAGTCGAGATTTACCGCCAAACTGCCCACCTGCTTAATCTCAAGACAGCGTCCTCCCTTGCCTTGGTACAACTCATAGTGGTGTCTTTAGTGGCCTGGGTATACACCTTTGCCCAAGCCAAACTGAGTATCGCCATGGACTCAAATAAAGCTCAATTACCGCGAGCTTCAGGTCCAGACCTCTGGTGGATAAGAACAGCTCTGGCAATTTCTCTTTTGTTGGTGTTTGCCCCAATTCTTGCTGTTGTTACCCGAGCCTTCTGGCCTGCAGGAACACCGTATCCCAATCTCTCTGGATTTCTTGCTCTTTTCGACGGACCTCGGACGATCGGTTTTACCAGTCCCTGGGAAGGACTATTCAACTCGTTGCGTTTCGCAATTCTCGGAGCATCAATATCCCTAGTTATCGGTTTTTCGTTCGCATACTCGATAGTTCGTAGTGGCTGGACCTGGTTGGATTCGCTCAGTCTTCTACCCTTAGGGGTCAGTGCTGTAACTCTCGGGTTTGGTTTCCTACTTGCTTTCCCAAAGCTTGCAACTAGTTTTTGGGGTATCCCAATCGCCCACGCCCTTATAGGCTTTCCCTTCGTAACTCGTAGCCTCCTACCTGCCCTCAGATCACTTCCCCCTAATCTTTTGCACGCCTCGCTGACTCTAGGTGCCACTCCTCTAACCATTTTTCGGCGAATTGAACTACCCCTCTTAGCCCCATCATTCGTAACAGCTGCAAGCTTCGGCTTTGCAGTATCACTAGGAGAATTCGGCGCTAGTCTTGTCCTCACGCGACCCGAGTTCGCTACACTTCCAATCGCAATATTTGACCGACTCAGTAGGCCCGGAGCTTCTAGTTATGCTGCAGGAATGACTCTGGCTTTAATTTTAATTCTTTTAACTGGTGGCGTGATGATGCTCTTGGATCGTTTTGGCCGCACCGAAATATGA
- the fdhA gene encoding formaldehyde dehydrogenase, glutathione-independent, producing the protein MASNRGVVYQQPGVVEIHNIDFPELSLGNRKCDHGVILKIISTNICGSDQHMVRGRTTAPAGLVLGHEITGQVIEAGRDVEFLNIGDIVSVPFNIACGRCRNCKEGNTGICLNVNPARPGAAYGYVDMGGWVGGQAEYVMIPYADFNLLKFPDNDQALEKIKDLTLLSDIFPTGYHGAVSAGVGPGTIVYVAGAGPVGLASAASCHLLGAAVVIVGDMIPERLEQARSFGCETVDLTQDASLAEQIEEIVGVPEVDAAVDCVGFEARGHGHDAGVEQPATVLNSVMEVTRAGGALGIPGLYVTGDPGGVDENAKVGMLGIRIGLGWAKSHHFTTGQCPVMKYHRQLMNCILHNKIEIANATNVTVISLDEAVQGYKDFDAGAARKYVIDPHGMVPA; encoded by the coding sequence ATGGCCAGCAATAGAGGTGTAGTCTACCAACAGCCTGGAGTAGTGGAGATTCACAACATCGACTTCCCCGAATTATCCTTGGGAAATCGCAAGTGTGACCACGGTGTGATCCTGAAGATTATCTCGACTAATATCTGCGGAAGCGATCAGCATATGGTTCGGGGCCGTACAACTGCCCCTGCCGGTTTGGTACTGGGTCATGAAATCACTGGTCAGGTAATTGAGGCAGGTCGCGATGTAGAGTTCCTCAATATCGGTGACATTGTTTCCGTACCTTTTAACATTGCCTGTGGCAGGTGCCGAAACTGTAAAGAAGGTAATACCGGGATTTGTTTGAACGTGAACCCGGCTCGACCAGGAGCAGCCTATGGGTACGTAGATATGGGTGGCTGGGTCGGTGGCCAAGCAGAGTACGTGATGATTCCTTATGCAGATTTCAACCTTTTGAAATTCCCTGATAACGACCAAGCGCTTGAAAAAATTAAGGATCTTACCCTTCTATCGGACATTTTCCCTACTGGATATCATGGAGCGGTTTCTGCTGGGGTTGGTCCTGGAACCATCGTTTATGTTGCTGGTGCCGGGCCAGTTGGTCTTGCCAGTGCCGCCTCATGTCATCTATTGGGGGCAGCAGTTGTCATAGTCGGGGATATGATCCCAGAGCGTCTCGAGCAGGCTCGTAGCTTTGGTTGCGAAACAGTTGATCTAACACAGGACGCATCTCTGGCTGAACAGATTGAAGAGATCGTCGGAGTTCCAGAAGTTGATGCTGCAGTAGACTGCGTAGGCTTCGAAGCTCGTGGTCATGGCCATGACGCAGGTGTGGAACAACCCGCAACTGTGCTCAATTCCGTCATGGAGGTTACTCGGGCAGGAGGCGCATTGGGAATTCCGGGCCTATACGTCACTGGTGACCCAGGTGGGGTTGACGAAAACGCTAAGGTGGGAATGCTCGGAATCCGAATTGGTTTAGGTTGGGCTAAATCTCATCACTTCACAACAGGGCAATGTCCAGTAATGAAATACCACCGACAGCTGATGAATTGTATTCTTCATAATAAGATCGAAATTGCCAACGCTACTAATGTTACGGTGATTTCGCTTGATGAAGCGGTGCAAGGGTACAAAGACTTTGATGCCGGCGCCGCACGGAAGTACGTTATTGATCCGCATGGGATGGTCCCCGCCTGA
- a CDS encoding ABC transporter ATP-binding protein encodes MTLRIKSLTKRYGRTLAVDSVTVEIAPAETLALLGPSGCGKSTLLRLIAGLEPPDEGRVLMENRDLSGVSPQNRNIGMVFQDYALFPHLDVGRNVAFGLVELGVPRDDQQRRVGELLELVGLSGSERRRIHELSGGQQQRVALARALAPEPEVLLLDEPLSNLDQALRETLKVELKMILRQLKVRAIYVTHDQSEAVTMGQRVAVMRQGRLEQIATTDRLREAPKNVWLAQFLGHPNIFSEQSLSNATGIQVQGPAILRTDLISLGGNVAAEVLSYENQGSLIQIELLIPSWGLSVQWEGFAREVPSNIYPGKSVSLHIPDDAWVELGRK; translated from the coding sequence ATGACGCTCCGAATTAAAAGCTTAACAAAACGGTATGGTCGAACTTTAGCGGTTGATTCGGTCACGGTAGAGATCGCCCCAGCAGAAACCTTAGCTTTACTGGGCCCCTCTGGTTGCGGCAAGAGCACTCTTCTGAGATTAATTGCCGGACTAGAGCCGCCGGATGAAGGTCGAGTCCTGATGGAAAACAGGGATCTTTCCGGAGTCTCACCCCAAAACAGAAACATCGGTATGGTGTTTCAAGACTATGCTCTCTTCCCTCACCTTGATGTAGGTAGAAATGTTGCTTTCGGTTTAGTCGAACTTGGGGTGCCTCGGGATGACCAACAACGCCGAGTAGGAGAACTACTCGAGCTAGTAGGACTATCTGGAAGTGAGCGCCGCCGCATCCACGAGCTTTCTGGTGGCCAGCAACAACGGGTAGCCCTAGCCCGTGCCCTAGCACCAGAACCTGAAGTTTTGTTACTAGACGAACCGCTTTCTAATCTTGACCAGGCTTTACGAGAGACGCTAAAGGTGGAACTCAAAATGATCTTGAGGCAACTCAAGGTCCGAGCAATCTACGTAACGCATGACCAATCCGAGGCAGTTACCATGGGTCAACGGGTTGCTGTGATGCGTCAAGGCCGTCTTGAGCAAATAGCAACCACAGACCGACTGCGTGAAGCACCAAAGAATGTATGGTTAGCCCAGTTTCTAGGCCACCCTAATATTTTTTCAGAGCAAAGCCTAAGTAACGCTACAGGAATCCAGGTTCAGGGACCCGCTATTCTTCGCACTGACTTGATTTCGCTTGGCGGAAACGTGGCCGCTGAAGTATTGAGTTATGAGAATCAGGGTAGCTTAATCCAAATAGAGTTACTGATACCCTCTTGGGGCCTCTCAGTGCAATGGGAAGGGTTCGCTCGCGAAGTGCCGTCCAATATCTACCCCGGTAAGTCGGTATCCCTTCATATACCTGACGATGCGTGGGTTGAGCTAGGTAGAAAATGA
- a CDS encoding thiamine diphosphokinase produces the protein MIALVLAGGDLTPNARLRHLAKEASLVIAADSGLTHASALGVSPDLIVGDFDSVTPQDLQRYPNTPHSRHPTQKNDLDLELAAKEALNLGASHLRLMGVIGSRLDQSLGGLLIAARLHKERVPTTVHTIDTDVHFISQNESLRPTRPAGTLFSVLSLSPKSAISIRGANYPLDNHLLAFGVGQGISNLSTSGLEVHVKEGLVALLLQDDSLATEVVKNNSS, from the coding sequence ATGATTGCGCTGGTGTTGGCCGGGGGCGACCTCACACCTAACGCCAGGCTTCGTCACCTTGCTAAAGAGGCATCCCTGGTGATTGCTGCTGATTCGGGATTAACTCACGCTTCGGCATTAGGCGTCTCACCAGATCTGATAGTAGGAGATTTTGACTCTGTAACTCCTCAGGATTTACAACGATACCCCAACACTCCGCACAGCCGACATCCGACCCAGAAAAACGACCTAGACCTAGAACTAGCTGCTAAAGAGGCGCTAAATCTGGGAGCCTCTCATCTACGACTGATGGGAGTCATCGGTAGTCGCCTAGACCAATCACTTGGTGGCTTACTGATAGCTGCTAGGTTGCACAAGGAACGAGTTCCGACTACTGTCCACACTATCGACACTGACGTGCACTTCATAAGCCAGAATGAGTCATTACGACCCACAAGACCAGCCGGTACTCTATTTAGCGTGTTAAGTCTTTCCCCTAAGTCAGCTATCTCGATCCGAGGGGCTAATTATCCTTTAGATAATCATTTGCTTGCCTTTGGGGTAGGCCAGGGAATATCCAACTTGAGTACTAGTGGGCTCGAAGTGCACGTTAAAGAAGGCCTTGTGGCTTTACTGTTACAAGATGACTCTCTAGCCACAGAAGTGGTTAAAAATAACAGCTCCTGA
- a CDS encoding NUDIX hydrolase has protein sequence MAIAVVIFYDHKVLAMRRSQQKDAGPGLWEAVSGRVEKGEEPFYAAHREVLEETGLKVSLDPRPITTYAATRLTQPMVVIVYRGESSNTIVRRSEEHDAHEWLTPECFSKKTPISQLAKAALQASKLGRYTL, from the coding sequence GTGGCGATTGCAGTTGTGATCTTCTATGATCATAAGGTACTAGCTATGCGCCGTTCACAACAGAAAGATGCTGGACCTGGGCTTTGGGAGGCAGTATCGGGACGGGTAGAGAAGGGCGAAGAACCCTTCTACGCAGCTCACAGAGAAGTCCTTGAAGAGACAGGCCTCAAAGTTTCCCTTGATCCACGACCTATTACGACTTACGCTGCTACTCGATTGACGCAACCGATGGTGGTAATAGTTTATCGAGGGGAAAGCTCAAACACGATAGTTCGTAGGAGCGAAGAACACGATGCCCATGAATGGCTTACACCCGAATGCTTTAGCAAAAAAACTCCGATCAGCCAGCTTGCCAAAGCCGCACTTCAGGCGTCCAAGCTCGGGCGTTACACTCTTTAG
- a CDS encoding aspartate--tRNA(Asn) ligase: protein MSVFLPSRTLVSELATKVGTTVTIRGWVHNRRDLGGIQFLHLRDRSGAVQCVFEDTELPLFESCIEVSGTVENNTKAPGGIELHCNSLEIINVALAPPPIEIPKEEVHVNAETLLEYRHVSIRGLKTQATLKIQAELVKAFRQHLDQVGFTEIFTPKLVSAAAEGGANLFEVDYYGKRAYLAQSPQLYKQIMVGVYEQVYEVAPVYRAELSHTSRHLSEYLSLDVEFGFIEDDTDVMDLQESLIKGMLTSVKTSCKQHLEYLEAEFPNLEVQIPRIPLMEARKLVAEHFNHQTGGKDLDPEAERLLGRWAKEKHGSDFIFVTNYPKAARPFYTYPTEDGLTRGLDLIFRGVEITSGGQRIHDYKVLLSELNERQMNPEDFRGYLEVFKHGMPPHGGFAIGAERLTALLLGISNVRFARAFPRDGGRLIP, encoded by the coding sequence ATGTCAGTCTTTTTGCCATCACGAACTTTGGTCTCGGAACTGGCTACAAAGGTGGGAACAACCGTAACCATCCGTGGCTGGGTCCATAACCGGCGGGATCTAGGTGGGATCCAGTTTCTACACTTAAGAGATAGATCAGGAGCCGTACAATGTGTATTTGAGGATACGGAGCTACCGCTTTTCGAAAGTTGCATTGAGGTAAGTGGAACGGTTGAAAATAATACCAAAGCGCCAGGTGGTATTGAATTACACTGTAATTCCTTAGAAATCATCAACGTCGCTCTAGCACCCCCACCAATAGAGATACCAAAGGAGGAAGTTCATGTTAATGCAGAAACTCTCCTCGAATACCGTCATGTCTCGATACGAGGCTTAAAGACCCAAGCGACCTTAAAAATTCAGGCAGAGTTAGTCAAGGCATTTCGGCAACATCTTGATCAAGTAGGCTTTACTGAAATTTTTACACCAAAACTGGTATCGGCTGCCGCTGAAGGCGGTGCTAACCTATTTGAAGTTGATTATTACGGTAAACGGGCTTATCTGGCGCAATCTCCTCAGCTCTACAAACAAATTATGGTGGGAGTTTACGAACAGGTCTATGAGGTAGCTCCGGTCTATAGGGCTGAACTATCACACACCAGCAGGCACTTATCAGAATATTTATCTCTTGATGTAGAGTTCGGCTTCATTGAAGATGACACCGACGTGATGGACTTGCAGGAGAGTCTCATCAAAGGAATGTTGACTAGTGTTAAAACAAGTTGCAAACAGCACCTCGAATACCTAGAAGCCGAATTTCCTAATCTCGAAGTCCAAATACCCCGCATACCCTTGATGGAAGCACGAAAATTGGTTGCTGAGCACTTCAATCATCAAACTGGCGGAAAAGACCTTGACCCTGAAGCTGAAAGGTTACTAGGCCGTTGGGCAAAAGAAAAACATGGTAGTGACTTCATCTTTGTCACTAACTATCCAAAGGCCGCCAGACCCTTCTACACTTATCCCACGGAAGATGGTCTTACTCGTGGACTAGACCTAATCTTCCGTGGAGTCGAAATCACATCAGGAGGACAGAGAATCCATGACTACAAAGTTCTTCTTAGTGAACTCAACGAGAGACAAATGAATCCTGAAGATTTCCGTGGTTACCTTGAGGTTTTCAAGCACGGAATGCCTCCACACGGTGGATTCGCGATTGGTGCAGAACGACTGACCGCCCTCTTACTAGGAATTTCTAACGTCCGGTTCGCCCGGGCCTTTCCCAGAGATGGCGGCCGCTTGATCCCTTGA
- the murA gene encoding UDP-N-acetylglucosamine 1-carboxyvinyltransferase, with amino-acid sequence MDRDRPGAKRVSSGAKLSDRALLLQGSTALEGSVEVSGAKNAALPLLAASLLTREPVTLYRVPRISDVEVLLDILESLGTRWSWSGPSEVTLHTPELLSIAPPPELVLRMRASFELLGPILGREGEAELTLPGGCRLGPRPVDQHVRAIRGIGASVTEIEGSITAAYRRPLEGNVRFDIRTVGGTRNAIMAATLNSTQVVLENASTEPEVLALIGFLNHLGASIVVAGNTITVRGVGSLTGGDYEVIPDRMEAGTYLLAAAATRGLVTVSGIEPTHLFPVVSLLRDTGVSIQELDPVTLRVDARSRVLRPMEVVVKPHPGYPTDLHPQTVAFLSTVMGKSHVVDTVFPLRTAYLPELSRLGCQLDWEGDRADICIEGGRLQGGTAHVTDLRAGGALVIAALSAPEESYLTGIEHIQRGYQDLPYKLTSLGATISFVR; translated from the coding sequence ATGGATAGAGACCGGCCGGGAGCAAAGCGGGTTTCTTCCGGTGCGAAGTTGTCGGACCGGGCGTTGTTGCTACAGGGATCCACGGCACTTGAAGGTTCAGTCGAGGTCTCTGGAGCTAAAAACGCAGCTTTGCCGTTGCTTGCCGCCAGCCTTTTGACCCGTGAACCTGTAACCCTTTATCGTGTCCCGAGGATTTCGGATGTTGAGGTTTTACTAGACATCCTAGAGAGTTTAGGTACCCGCTGGAGTTGGTCGGGGCCTTCTGAAGTTACCTTGCACACTCCTGAGCTCCTTTCGATTGCTCCTCCTCCGGAACTAGTTCTTCGTATGAGGGCTTCCTTCGAGTTGCTAGGTCCAATACTAGGTCGAGAGGGAGAAGCCGAATTAACACTTCCTGGTGGTTGCCGTCTTGGGCCACGTCCTGTAGATCAGCATGTGAGGGCCATACGGGGGATTGGGGCATCTGTCACTGAGATCGAAGGATCTATTACTGCAGCCTATCGACGTCCCCTAGAAGGGAATGTGCGGTTCGATATTAGGACAGTTGGTGGGACTCGCAACGCAATTATGGCAGCTACACTAAATTCCACTCAAGTCGTTCTAGAAAATGCTTCGACTGAGCCAGAAGTATTGGCTTTAATAGGATTCTTGAATCATCTTGGAGCAAGCATTGTTGTTGCCGGTAACACCATCACTGTTCGAGGAGTTGGGAGTCTTACGGGAGGAGATTACGAAGTAATTCCAGATCGCATGGAGGCTGGAACCTACCTTCTCGCAGCAGCAGCTACTAGGGGTTTAGTAACTGTTTCCGGAATTGAACCCACTCACCTTTTTCCAGTCGTTAGTTTGTTGCGTGACACGGGAGTTTCTATTCAAGAGCTTGACCCTGTAACTTTGCGAGTCGATGCTCGTTCTAGAGTTTTGAGACCTATGGAAGTAGTTGTTAAGCCGCACCCAGGATATCCTACGGATCTACACCCCCAAACGGTAGCTTTCTTGTCTACTGTAATGGGAAAAAGTCACGTTGTAGATACAGTTTTTCCTTTGCGCACAGCATACCTGCCAGAACTATCTCGCTTAGGGTGTCAACTTGATTGGGAGGGTGACCGAGCTGACATATGTATAGAGGGGGGGAGGCTCCAGGGTGGAACTGCACATGTAACGGATCTCAGGGCAGGAGGAGCATTAGTGATTGCCGCGCTTTCTGCTCCCGAAGAAAGTTACCTAACAGGTATTGAGCATATTCAACGGGGTTACCAAGATCTTCCTTATAAACTTACTTCATTAGGGGCGACTATTTCTTTTGTCCGATGA
- a CDS encoding thymidine kinase: MPFYEFGGGWLEVITGPMFSGKSEELIRRVTRALIAGQNVQVFKPTLDDRYDAVAIASHNGRKLEAQPISSIDDIASLLRKDTQVVAVDEVQFLSKAFTPLALQLADQGTRVIIAGLDLDFRGIPFGPMPELLSQAEVVVKLTAICSCGRAATRTQRLIQGQPAHTSDPVILVGAFESYEPRCREHHIVLTAERLTPLFGTKSSLVE; this comes from the coding sequence ATGCCATTCTATGAATTTGGTGGTGGTTGGCTTGAGGTCATAACGGGCCCCATGTTTTCTGGTAAGTCCGAAGAGTTAATTAGGCGTGTGACCCGAGCTCTTATTGCTGGCCAGAATGTCCAGGTTTTTAAACCTACCCTTGATGATCGGTATGACGCAGTAGCAATTGCTTCACACAACGGTCGTAAATTGGAAGCTCAGCCAATATCATCTATAGATGATATTGCGAGCCTCCTGAGAAAAGACACCCAGGTGGTAGCTGTAGACGAAGTCCAGTTTCTAAGCAAAGCTTTTACGCCGCTAGCTTTACAGCTTGCTGATCAAGGAACCAGAGTTATTATAGCTGGCCTCGATCTCGATTTTCGGGGCATTCCCTTTGGTCCAATGCCGGAACTTTTGTCCCAAGCAGAGGTGGTGGTGAAACTTACGGCTATTTGTTCCTGTGGCCGGGCTGCTACTCGAACACAACGTCTAATCCAGGGGCAACCAGCTCACACCAGTGACCCAGTAATCCTGGTTGGTGCTTTCGAGAGCTACGAACCGCGCTGCCGTGAACATCATATTGTCTTGACCGCTGAACGACTTACGCCGTTGTTTGGGACAAAATCTTCACTCGTGGAATGA
- a CDS encoding HslU--HslV peptidase proteolytic subunit (heat shock protein involved in degradation of misfolded proteins), which translates to MHGTTIVAVHRDGVSALAGDGQVTLGDQIVKRGAVKVRTLMGGSILAGFAGAVSDAFTLMDKFEGHLNTSRGNLTKAAVETVKEWRTDRVLRNLEAMLIVADEEQLLTLSGVGDVVSPDEKVSAIGSGGAYALAAASALLRHTDLSATEIAKEAILIAASIDVYTSGTVTLISVPPEEIT; encoded by the coding sequence ATGCATGGCACAACTATAGTGGCTGTTCATCGAGATGGGGTATCTGCCCTAGCTGGCGACGGCCAGGTGACACTCGGTGATCAAATCGTAAAACGTGGTGCAGTTAAGGTCCGGACACTAATGGGAGGAAGTATACTCGCTGGATTCGCTGGAGCCGTAAGCGATGCTTTCACATTAATGGATAAGTTCGAAGGGCACCTAAATACAAGCCGAGGCAATTTAACTAAAGCGGCAGTCGAGACCGTGAAGGAGTGGCGAACTGACCGCGTACTTCGTAACCTGGAGGCAATGTTAATAGTTGCTGACGAAGAACAGCTCCTCACTTTATCAGGAGTGGGTGATGTTGTTTCTCCTGATGAGAAAGTCTCAGCTATTGGTTCAGGCGGAGCCTATGCTCTTGCAGCTGCCTCTGCACTACTTCGACACACAGACCTTTCAGCAACCGAGATAGCCAAGGAAGCCATTCTTATTGCTGCAAGTATAGATGTCTACACAAGCGGTACCGTAACCTTGATAAGCGTACCTCCGGAGGAGATTACATGA